A DNA window from Streptomyces sp. B21-083 contains the following coding sequences:
- a CDS encoding DUF6213 family protein: MNREVTLPLIVDARGTLQVAASDVSKLLRTVGGRWLHLVEAGQDNLDEDTVAALTIELAKLADRIDVACIAHSSGGASG; this comes from the coding sequence GTGAACCGCGAAGTGACTCTCCCTCTGATCGTCGACGCCCGCGGCACGTTGCAGGTTGCCGCCTCCGACGTCAGCAAACTGCTGCGCACGGTCGGCGGCCGCTGGCTGCATCTGGTGGAGGCCGGCCAGGACAACCTCGACGAGGACACCGTGGCCGCCCTCACCATCGAACTCGCCAAACTGGCCGACCGAATCGACGTGGCCTGCATCGCCCACAGCAGCGGTGGCGCCTCCGGCTGA
- a CDS encoding acyl-CoA dehydrogenase family protein: MAEFTMELNDEQKEVRDWLHGFAADVIRPAAAEWDEREETPWPVIQEAAKVGIYSLDFYAQQYFDPTGLGIPMAMEELFWGDAGIALSIVGTGLAAVGVLANGTEEQIGTWIPQMYGDANDVKVAAFCSSEPDAGSDVASMRTRAVYDEAKNEWVLNGTKTWATNGGIANVHVVVAVVDSELGSKGHASFIVPPNTPGLSQGQKFKKHGIRASHTAEVVLENVRIPGSCLLGGKQKLDERLARARERAKSGGERVKNAAMATFEASRPAVAAMAVGTARAAYEVALDYAKTREQFGRPIIDNQGVAFQLADMRTSIDAARLLTWRASWMAISGKPFTAAEGSMSKLFASETAKKVTGQAIQILGGNGYTREYPVERMHRDAAIYTIFEGTSEIQRLVIARTLSGMPIR, encoded by the coding sequence ATGGCCGAATTCACCATGGAGCTCAACGACGAACAGAAAGAGGTCCGCGACTGGCTCCACGGTTTCGCCGCCGACGTGATCCGCCCCGCCGCCGCCGAGTGGGACGAGCGCGAGGAGACCCCCTGGCCGGTCATCCAGGAGGCGGCGAAGGTCGGCATCTACTCCCTGGACTTCTACGCCCAGCAGTACTTCGACCCCACCGGCCTCGGCATCCCGATGGCCATGGAGGAACTCTTCTGGGGTGACGCGGGCATCGCCCTCTCCATCGTCGGCACCGGCCTCGCCGCCGTGGGCGTCCTCGCCAACGGCACCGAGGAGCAGATCGGCACCTGGATCCCCCAGATGTACGGTGACGCGAACGATGTCAAGGTCGCCGCCTTCTGCTCCTCCGAGCCCGACGCCGGCTCCGACGTCGCCTCCATGCGCACGCGTGCCGTGTACGACGAGGCCAAGAACGAGTGGGTCCTCAACGGCACGAAGACCTGGGCGACCAACGGCGGCATAGCCAACGTCCACGTCGTCGTCGCCGTGGTCGACTCCGAGCTGGGCTCCAAGGGCCACGCCTCCTTCATCGTCCCGCCGAACACGCCCGGTCTGTCCCAGGGCCAGAAGTTCAAGAAGCACGGCATCCGCGCCTCGCACACCGCCGAGGTCGTCCTGGAGAACGTCCGCATTCCCGGCTCCTGCCTCCTCGGCGGCAAGCAGAAGCTCGACGAGCGCCTCGCCCGGGCCCGTGAGCGCGCGAAGTCCGGCGGCGAGAGGGTGAAGAACGCGGCGATGGCCACGTTCGAGGCGAGCCGCCCCGCGGTGGCCGCGATGGCGGTGGGTACCGCCCGGGCCGCGTACGAGGTCGCCCTCGACTACGCGAAGACCCGTGAGCAGTTCGGGCGCCCGATCATCGACAACCAGGGGGTCGCCTTCCAGCTCGCCGACATGCGTACGTCCATCGACGCGGCGCGGCTGCTGACGTGGCGGGCGTCGTGGATGGCGATCAGCGGGAAGCCGTTCACCGCGGCCGAGGGGTCGATGTCGAAGCTGTTCGCGAGCGAGACGGCGAAGAAGGTCACCGGGCAGGCGATTCAGATACTCGGGGGGAACGGGTACACGCGGGAGTATCCGGTGGAGCGGATGCATCGCGATGCGGCGATCTACACGATCTTCGAGGGTACGAGTGAGATCCAGCGACTGGTGATCGCGCGAACCTTGTCGGGGATGCCGATTCGGTAG
- a CDS encoding TetR family transcriptional regulator has product MDTTQQNDQQRSADRRRRELLEAADRVVLRDGPGASMNAIAAEAGITKPILYRHFGDKGGLYAALAKRHTDALLYSLRAALDAPAERRERVEATLDTYLAAIEARPQVYRFLMHPGDSVSPGDPGFDVRKHSLPLLRLMGEELAQVIEDRLDLGPSSQQLARVWGHGIVGMMHAAGDWWLGERPCSRAELVRSLADLLWGRLAAAGDRVGGPGF; this is encoded by the coding sequence ATGGACACCACGCAGCAGAACGATCAGCAGCGGTCCGCCGACCGCCGCCGGCGCGAGCTGCTGGAGGCCGCGGACCGGGTGGTGCTGCGCGACGGCCCCGGCGCCTCGATGAACGCCATCGCCGCCGAGGCGGGCATCACCAAACCCATTCTGTACCGGCACTTCGGTGACAAGGGCGGACTCTACGCCGCCCTGGCCAAGCGGCACACCGACGCCCTGCTCTACTCCCTGCGGGCCGCGCTGGACGCTCCGGCGGAACGGCGGGAACGGGTCGAGGCCACGCTGGACACCTACCTCGCGGCCATCGAGGCGCGGCCCCAGGTGTACCGGTTCCTGATGCACCCCGGGGACAGCGTGTCACCCGGCGATCCCGGGTTCGATGTGAGGAAGCACTCGCTGCCGTTGCTGCGACTGATGGGCGAGGAGTTGGCCCAGGTGATCGAGGATCGGCTGGATCTCGGGCCCAGCAGTCAGCAGCTGGCTCGGGTCTGGGGGCACGGGATAGTCGGCATGATGCACGCGGCGGGAGACTGGTGGCTGGGGGAACGGCCCTGTTCCCGGGCCGAGTTGGTGCGGAGTTTGGCTGATTTGCTGTGGGGGCGGTTGGCTGCCGCCGGGGACCGTGTCGGGGGGCCGGGGTTCTAG
- the def gene encoding peptide deformylase, giving the protein MRPGSIPGTRGRVRPLTLLGDPVLHSPCAEVTHFDAELAALVEDMFATMYAAQGVGLAANQIGRPLRVFVYDCPDDDDVRHVGHVVNPRLVETTGLVLRGPEGCLSLPGLEAGTERHDETTVEGFTTTGDPVRIEGTGFFARCLQHELDHLAGKTYADRVTGWRHKKLMRQATRASWHRGH; this is encoded by the coding sequence ATGCGACCAGGCTCCATCCCGGGTACCCGGGGGCGCGTCCGCCCCCTGACACTGCTCGGCGACCCCGTTCTGCACAGCCCCTGCGCCGAAGTCACACACTTCGACGCCGAACTCGCCGCGCTCGTCGAGGACATGTTCGCGACAATGTACGCCGCCCAGGGCGTGGGCCTCGCCGCCAACCAGATCGGCAGGCCTCTGAGGGTCTTCGTATACGACTGCCCCGACGACGATGACGTCCGTCACGTGGGCCATGTGGTCAACCCCCGCCTGGTCGAGACGACCGGGCTGGTCCTCCGCGGTCCCGAAGGCTGCCTGTCCCTCCCGGGCCTGGAGGCAGGCACCGAACGCCACGACGAGACGACGGTCGAGGGCTTCACGACAACGGGCGACCCGGTACGCATCGAGGGCACGGGCTTCTTCGCGAGATGCCTCCAACACGAGCTGGACCACCTGGCAGGCAAGACCTACGCGGACCGCGTAACAGGCTGGCGCCACAAGAAGCTCATGCGCCAGGCAACCCGAGCTTCCTGGCACCGGGGACATTAA
- a CDS encoding MurT ligase domain-containing protein produces MAGNSDPLTPRAKLAVTAGKAVAAASRAAGRGSGSVIGGKVALKLDPDLLARLAQHLDVILVSATNGKTTTTRLIAEALRAAGPVVSNALGANMPAGITSALAGGSDAKFGVIEVDEKYLAGVARDTDPKCIALLNLSRDQLDRAAETRMLAENWREGLAGSKAVIVANADDPLIVWAASSSPNVIWVAAGQMWKDDAWSCPSCGGVMQRPGDDWFCGQCGFRRPTPSWALSGDHVLDPHGSAWPIHLQLPGRANKSNAAASAAVAAVFGVPPQVGLERMYQVQAVAGRYDVVQFMQRDLRLLLAKNPAGWLETFSLIDPPPTPVILSVNARGADGTDTSWLWDVDYTQLTGHPILVIGDRKLDLAVRLEVANQHFQVCESADQAVQMAPPGRIEVIANYTAFQDLRRRVGN; encoded by the coding sequence ATGGCAGGCAACTCGGACCCGCTCACTCCGCGGGCCAAGCTGGCAGTGACGGCCGGCAAGGCCGTTGCGGCGGCATCGCGTGCGGCAGGACGCGGCAGCGGGTCGGTGATCGGTGGCAAGGTAGCCCTCAAACTCGACCCAGACCTCCTCGCCCGGCTCGCCCAGCACCTGGACGTCATCCTGGTCTCGGCCACCAACGGCAAGACCACGACCACGCGGCTCATCGCCGAGGCCCTGCGCGCCGCCGGACCGGTCGTGTCGAACGCGCTCGGCGCCAACATGCCCGCCGGCATCACCTCGGCGCTCGCGGGCGGCTCGGACGCCAAGTTCGGGGTCATCGAGGTCGACGAGAAGTACCTCGCCGGCGTCGCCCGGGACACGGACCCCAAGTGCATCGCGCTCCTCAACCTCTCCCGCGACCAGCTCGACCGCGCCGCCGAGACCCGCATGCTCGCCGAGAACTGGCGTGAGGGGCTCGCCGGTTCGAAGGCCGTGATCGTCGCCAACGCCGACGACCCGCTGATCGTGTGGGCCGCCTCCTCCTCCCCCAACGTGATCTGGGTCGCCGCCGGGCAGATGTGGAAGGACGACGCCTGGTCCTGCCCGTCCTGCGGTGGCGTGATGCAGCGCCCCGGCGACGACTGGTTCTGCGGTCAGTGCGGTTTCCGCCGTCCGACGCCGAGTTGGGCGCTGTCCGGCGACCACGTGCTCGACCCGCACGGGTCCGCCTGGCCGATCCACCTGCAGCTGCCGGGGCGTGCCAACAAGTCCAACGCAGCCGCCTCCGCCGCTGTCGCCGCCGTGTTCGGCGTACCGCCGCAGGTCGGCCTGGAGCGCATGTACCAGGTGCAGGCCGTGGCCGGACGGTACGACGTCGTGCAGTTCATGCAGCGCGATCTGCGGCTGCTGCTCGCCAAGAACCCGGCCGGCTGGCTGGAGACGTTCTCCCTGATCGACCCGCCGCCGACCCCGGTCATCCTCTCCGTGAACGCACGGGGCGCCGACGGCACCGACACCTCCTGGCTGTGGGACGTCGACTACACGCAGCTCACCGGTCACCCGATCCTCGTCATCGGCGACCGCAAGCTCGACCTCGCGGTGCGGCTGGAGGTCGCCAACCAGCACTTCCAGGTCTGCGAGAGCGCCGACCAGGCCGTGCAGATGGCGCCGCCCGGCCGGATCGAGGTCATCGCGAACTACACCGCCTTCCAGGACCTGCGCCGCCGCGTCGGCAACTGA
- a CDS encoding type 1 glutamine amidotransferase, which translates to MSDNQLRLVWIYPDLLSTYGDQGNALVLERRARQRGLDVARLDVRSDQPIPTSGDIYLIGGGEDRPQRLAAERLRRDGGLHRAVGNGAIVFSVCAGYQILGHEFINDLGQREPGLGLLDVVSVRGEGERCVGDVLGDIDARLGLPPLTGFENHQGVTHLGPTARPFAKVRLGKGNGTGDGTEGAYNDTVFGTYMHGPVLARNPLIADLLLKLALDVNALPPTDDRWYEALRNERITAAQQPA; encoded by the coding sequence ATGAGCGACAACCAGCTGCGTCTGGTGTGGATCTACCCGGACCTGCTCAGCACGTACGGCGACCAGGGCAACGCACTCGTCCTGGAGCGCCGGGCCCGGCAGCGCGGCCTCGACGTGGCCCGCCTCGACGTGCGCAGTGACCAGCCGATCCCCACCTCCGGCGACATCTATCTGATCGGCGGCGGCGAGGACCGGCCGCAGCGGCTCGCGGCGGAACGTTTGCGCCGGGACGGCGGTCTGCACCGGGCCGTCGGCAACGGCGCGATCGTGTTCTCCGTATGTGCCGGGTACCAGATCCTGGGCCACGAGTTCATCAACGACCTCGGTCAGCGCGAGCCCGGCCTCGGGCTCCTCGACGTGGTCTCGGTGCGCGGCGAGGGCGAGCGCTGCGTGGGCGACGTACTCGGAGACATCGACGCGCGACTCGGTCTGCCCCCGCTGACCGGCTTCGAGAACCACCAGGGCGTCACCCACCTCGGCCCGACCGCGCGCCCGTTCGCGAAGGTGCGGCTCGGCAAGGGCAACGGCACGGGGGACGGCACGGAGGGCGCGTACAACGACACGGTCTTCGGTACGTACATGCACGGGCCCGTGCTCGCCCGCAACCCGCTGATCGCGGACCTGCTCCTGAAGCTGGCCCTCGACGTCAACGCGCTGCCGCCGACCGACGACCGCTGGTACGAGGCGCTGCGCAACGAGCGGATCACGGCGGCGCAGCAGCCCGCCTGA
- a CDS encoding 6-phosphofructokinase, translated as MRIGVLTSGGDCPGLNAVIRSVVHRAVVDHGDEVIGFRDGWKGLLECDYLKLDLDAVSGILARGGTILGSSRVRPEQLRDGVERARGHVEELGLDAIIPIGGEGTLKAARLLSDNGLPIVGVPKTIDNDIAVTDVTFGFDTAVGVATEALDRLKTTAESHQRVLIVEVMGRHTGWIALHSGMAAGAHAIVVPERPFDIEELAARVGERFAAGKRFAIVVAAEGAKPRAGSMEFDEGGKDVYGHERFAGIARQLSLELEERLGKEARPVILGHVQRGGTPTAYDRVLATRFGWHAVEAVHRGEFGRMTALRGTDIVMVSLAEAVETLKTVPEARYAEAECVL; from the coding sequence ATGCGCATTGGTGTCCTGACGTCCGGCGGCGACTGCCCCGGCCTGAACGCCGTCATCCGGTCCGTCGTGCACCGCGCCGTCGTGGACCACGGTGACGAGGTAATCGGCTTCCGGGACGGCTGGAAGGGCCTCCTGGAGTGCGACTACCTCAAGCTCGACCTCGACGCGGTGAGCGGCATCCTCGCTCGCGGCGGCACCATCCTCGGCTCCTCGCGGGTCCGTCCCGAGCAGCTGCGGGACGGCGTCGAGCGGGCCAGGGGCCATGTCGAGGAGCTCGGGCTCGACGCGATCATCCCGATCGGCGGCGAGGGCACGCTCAAGGCGGCCCGGCTGCTGTCCGACAACGGCCTGCCGATAGTCGGTGTCCCGAAGACCATCGACAACGACATCGCGGTCACGGACGTCACCTTCGGCTTCGACACGGCCGTCGGGGTCGCCACGGAGGCCCTGGACCGGCTGAAGACCACCGCCGAGTCCCACCAGCGCGTCCTGATCGTCGAGGTCATGGGCCGCCACACCGGCTGGATCGCCCTGCACTCCGGCATGGCCGCGGGCGCCCACGCCATCGTCGTACCGGAACGCCCCTTCGACATCGAGGAGTTGGCCGCGCGCGTGGGTGAGCGGTTCGCGGCGGGCAAGAGGTTCGCGATCGTCGTCGCCGCGGAGGGTGCGAAGCCGCGCGCGGGCTCGATGGAGTTCGACGAGGGCGGCAAGGACGTGTACGGCCACGAGCGCTTCGCCGGGATCGCCCGGCAGCTCTCCCTGGAGCTGGAGGAGCGGCTCGGGAAGGAGGCGCGTCCGGTGATTCTGGGGCATGTGCAGCGGGGTGGGACGCCTACGGCCTATGACCGGGTGCTGGCCACCCGGTTCGGGTGGCATGCGGTGGAGGCCGTGCATCGGGGGGAGTTCGGGCGGATGACGGCGCTTCGGGGGACGGACATTGTGATGGTTTCGCTGGCTGAGGCTGTGGAAACGTTGAAGACGGTTCCTGAGGCTCGGTACGCGGAAGCGGAGTGCGTGCTTTAG
- a CDS encoding cytochrome c oxidase assembly protein, which translates to MDHSGHGTTMDLLPFTLGRGLGWSADPFFLIACLAGLGLYGWGVVRLTRRGDKWSVGRTVSFVLGVLTVMLVMCTRLNDYGMVMFSVHMVQHMVISMVSPILILLGAPITLALRALPVAGRGRKGPRELLLALLHSRFMRIVTHAAFTIPLFIASLYVLYFTPLFDFLMSSKAGHITMMCHFLAVGLIFFWPIMGVDPGPNRPGYLMRMLELFAGMPFHAFFGIALMMASTPMVDSYRNPPASLGIDALSDQNAAGGIAWAFSEIPTVLVLLALLFQWHSSEQRQAKRQDRAADRDGDKELEAYNAYLASLNARGR; encoded by the coding sequence ATGGACCACAGCGGGCACGGTACGACCATGGATCTTCTGCCCTTCACTCTGGGGCGGGGGCTCGGGTGGTCCGCCGACCCGTTCTTCCTGATCGCCTGTCTGGCGGGGCTCGGCCTCTACGGGTGGGGGGTCGTGCGGCTCACCCGGCGTGGGGACAAGTGGTCCGTCGGGCGGACCGTCTCCTTCGTGCTCGGCGTGCTGACCGTCATGCTCGTCATGTGCACCAGGCTCAACGACTACGGCATGGTCATGTTCAGCGTGCACATGGTGCAGCACATGGTCATCAGCATGGTCTCGCCGATCCTCATTCTGCTCGGCGCGCCGATCACGCTCGCCCTGCGGGCGCTGCCGGTCGCCGGACGGGGGCGGAAGGGGCCGCGTGAGCTGCTGCTGGCGCTGCTGCACAGCCGGTTCATGCGGATCGTCACGCACGCGGCCTTCACCATCCCGCTGTTCATCGCCAGTCTCTACGTCCTGTACTTCACACCGCTCTTCGACTTCCTGATGAGTTCGAAGGCCGGGCACATCACGATGATGTGTCACTTCCTCGCCGTCGGGCTGATCTTCTTCTGGCCGATCATGGGCGTCGACCCCGGCCCGAACCGGCCCGGCTATCTCATGCGGATGCTGGAACTGTTCGCGGGCATGCCGTTCCACGCGTTCTTCGGGATCGCGCTGATGATGGCGTCGACACCGATGGTCGACTCGTACCGGAATCCGCCCGCCTCGCTCGGCATCGACGCCCTGTCCGACCAGAACGCGGCCGGCGGGATCGCCTGGGCGTTCAGCGAGATCCCGACCGTACTGGTGCTGCTGGCCCTGCTCTTCCAGTGGCACAGCTCCGAACAGCGGCAGGCCAAGCGTCAGGACCGGGCCGCCGACCGCGACGGCGACAAGGAACTTGAGGCGTACAACGCCTATTTGGCCTCACTGAACGCACGTGGGCGCTGA
- a CDS encoding PASTA domain-containing protein, with the protein MVKAVASGVPSLAPFFDENSGLGHDAQIRSQPAHGSSLQQGSTPGLYGGTKKPTVCDVHRLEQFLTDPRNNRKAHEWARVVDIPQGRISAYLDRLTPVLLRHDTLVKNHDYKKEKAVPFDALLQAGIAVLVDEAGVPAVKCSCGNPLRPFKGATNRISVEFEDGNKKWRDYDADEVVLVRPAPSKVDRFALVDVDEPERGIYRRTGTKGEADKVFDTRERHQVPRLAGTTFGAASSRLTNLGLATAYDSAGLPPSNATVTGSDPGPGAALPFGSYVTLNVHIKSGAPDDGSGGGSGGATPSGAGTGSESGAGTGSGSPPGSGVTSAPGSDPPSPGGTDASTPSTAPPTSPPSSSDKPTPSASEPPSPDPTPSGPGSSTPDTKPTGEPPSPEPPAPPSETSSPPPEASSPPPTTATTSAPSETPSA; encoded by the coding sequence ATGGTGAAGGCGGTGGCTTCGGGGGTACCTTCCCTCGCGCCGTTCTTCGACGAGAACAGCGGCCTGGGTCATGACGCCCAGATCCGTTCGCAGCCCGCACACGGCAGCAGCCTGCAGCAGGGCAGCACGCCCGGGCTGTACGGGGGCACGAAGAAGCCGACGGTCTGCGACGTCCACCGGCTGGAACAATTCCTCACCGACCCCAGGAACAACAGGAAGGCCCACGAATGGGCACGTGTGGTCGATATTCCACAGGGTAGGATTTCCGCCTATCTCGACCGGCTCACGCCCGTTCTCCTGCGTCACGACACCCTCGTGAAGAACCACGACTACAAGAAGGAGAAAGCGGTCCCCTTCGACGCGCTGCTGCAGGCGGGAATCGCGGTTCTCGTCGATGAAGCGGGAGTTCCCGCAGTGAAGTGTTCATGCGGAAATCCACTGAGGCCGTTCAAGGGCGCCACGAACCGTATTTCCGTCGAGTTCGAGGACGGCAACAAGAAGTGGCGCGACTACGACGCCGACGAGGTCGTGCTCGTCCGGCCCGCGCCCAGCAAGGTCGACCGGTTCGCGCTCGTCGACGTGGACGAACCGGAGCGGGGTATCTACCGCCGGACCGGCACCAAGGGTGAGGCCGACAAGGTGTTCGACACGCGCGAGCGTCATCAGGTGCCGCGCCTCGCCGGGACGACGTTCGGCGCGGCGAGCAGTCGCCTCACGAACCTGGGCCTGGCGACAGCGTACGACAGCGCCGGGCTGCCCCCGTCCAACGCCACCGTCACCGGGTCGGACCCGGGGCCGGGAGCCGCGCTCCCCTTCGGCTCGTACGTCACGCTCAACGTCCACATCAAGTCCGGGGCACCCGACGACGGCAGCGGAGGAGGGAGCGGCGGCGCCACTCCCTCCGGGGCGGGCACAGGGTCGGAGTCCGGGGCCGGGACGGGGTCGGGGTCACCGCCAGGTTCCGGGGTTACCTCGGCTCCGGGATCTGACCCGCCGTCACCCGGCGGGACCGACGCGTCGACTCCGTCGACCGCTCCCCCGACGTCTCCACCCTCGTCCAGCGACAAGCCCACGCCGAGTGCGTCCGAGCCGCCCTCGCCCGATCCCACACCGTCCGGACCTGGCAGCAGCACCCCCGACACCAAGCCCACCGGCGAGCCGCCCTCTCCGGAGCCGCCGGCCCCGCCGAGCGAGACATCCAGCCCACCCCCAGAAGCGAGCAGCCCACCTCCGACGACCGCCACGACCTCAGCTCCCTCGGAAACGCCGAGTGCGTGA
- a CDS encoding protein kinase domain-containing protein — MPSGPSGPPTSGVGRVIAGRYLLLNQLGSGGMGHVWLAHDQRLACEVALKEIAFRDPVEASDERASRVARARAEARHAAGLRGNPNVVTVHDVLEHEGLPWIVMEYVAGALDLRDLIGMRGPLAPDECARIGLAVLDALTAGHEQGIMHRDVKPANILLAPDRTGTPYSRILLTDYGISVQPDADETRYTLTSALVGTAGYLAPERATGGPPTAAADLFSLGCTLYHAVEGVGPFERDTHFAEVTAVVMEEHRKPERAGALGPVLEAMLDKDPDRRITAASAEAALDRIVTPQADPYEHARTDPGSLPPWGAPEQLYGPHHSPESPPMGVSPARSAPPPEPSPRSRALPAALGALVGIALAGVGLWFTLDGPPGGDEGTAQKPYGGPVGLAAPLAVGDCVFADWPGGARFEGTPRLTVDPACGGAAPDGQVVAVVDAPSVAEARAQGPGECEERTRDLREKLADVRGYAVVPVEGGFRAAEGRTACLLLGANGPVYGPLGPFRAAGQAFRDTAGMQKRDCLRSPSGREARLVACSEPHDEQVLGFTRLDAAVPFEEARDVSDTACAKDVPPTDYGFDPSVYEAGSWTGRGAWDSGTHFVVCTVRRQNGGTMEGEEP, encoded by the coding sequence ATGCCATCAGGACCATCAGGACCACCCACCTCAGGAGTGGGCCGGGTCATCGCCGGCCGTTACCTCCTGCTCAACCAACTCGGCAGTGGCGGCATGGGCCACGTCTGGCTCGCCCACGACCAGAGACTCGCCTGCGAGGTCGCCCTCAAGGAGATCGCGTTCCGCGACCCGGTCGAGGCCTCCGACGAGCGCGCCTCCCGAGTCGCCCGGGCCCGCGCCGAGGCCCGGCACGCGGCCGGGCTGCGCGGCAACCCGAACGTGGTGACCGTGCACGACGTACTGGAACACGAGGGCCTGCCGTGGATCGTCATGGAGTACGTGGCGGGCGCCCTCGACCTGCGTGACCTGATCGGCATGCGCGGCCCGCTGGCACCCGACGAATGCGCCCGCATCGGCCTCGCCGTCCTGGACGCGCTGACCGCCGGACACGAGCAGGGCATCATGCACCGGGACGTGAAGCCCGCGAACATCCTGCTGGCGCCGGACCGCACAGGGACGCCGTACTCCCGGATCCTGCTCACCGACTACGGCATCTCGGTGCAGCCGGACGCGGACGAGACGCGCTACACGCTGACGTCCGCCCTGGTCGGCACGGCCGGCTATCTGGCGCCCGAGCGGGCCACCGGCGGACCGCCGACCGCCGCCGCCGACCTGTTCTCGCTGGGCTGCACGCTCTACCACGCCGTCGAGGGCGTCGGGCCGTTCGAAAGGGACACGCATTTCGCGGAAGTCACCGCCGTGGTCATGGAGGAGCACCGGAAACCGGAGCGGGCGGGCGCGCTGGGGCCCGTGCTGGAGGCGATGCTCGACAAGGACCCGGACCGGCGGATCACGGCGGCCAGTGCGGAAGCGGCCCTGGACCGCATCGTCACGCCCCAGGCCGACCCGTACGAGCACGCCAGGACGGACCCGGGGTCGCTGCCGCCATGGGGTGCGCCGGAGCAGTTGTACGGGCCTCACCACTCCCCCGAGTCCCCACCCATGGGCGTCTCCCCCGCCCGGTCCGCGCCCCCGCCGGAACCGTCGCCGCGCAGCCGCGCCCTCCCGGCGGCTCTGGGCGCCCTGGTCGGGATCGCACTGGCCGGTGTCGGCCTCTGGTTCACCCTGGACGGGCCGCCGGGCGGCGACGAGGGGACCGCGCAGAAGCCGTACGGCGGCCCCGTCGGTCTCGCCGCACCCCTGGCGGTGGGCGACTGTGTGTTCGCCGACTGGCCCGGCGGCGCGCGCTTCGAGGGGACGCCACGACTGACCGTGGACCCGGCCTGCGGGGGCGCGGCGCCGGACGGGCAGGTGGTGGCGGTCGTGGACGCCCCGTCCGTCGCCGAGGCGCGGGCGCAGGGGCCAGGCGAGTGCGAGGAGCGGACCCGCGATCTCAGGGAGAAACTGGCGGACGTACGCGGCTATGCCGTCGTGCCGGTAGAGGGCGGGTTCCGGGCCGCCGAGGGGCGTACGGCCTGTCTGCTGCTCGGTGCGAACGGGCCGGTGTACGGGCCGCTCGGGCCGTTCCGCGCTGCCGGGCAGGCGTTTCGCGACACGGCCGGCATGCAGAAGCGGGACTGTCTGAGGTCGCCGTCCGGGCGGGAGGCGCGGCTGGTCGCCTGTAGCGAGCCGCACGACGAGCAGGTCCTCGGATTCACTCGGCTCGACGCCGCCGTCCCCTTCGAGGAGGCGCGCGACGTGTCGGACACCGCCTGCGCGAAGGACGTGCCGCCGACCGACTACGGCTTCGATCCTTCGGTCTACGAGGCGGGGTCCTGGACGGGCCGCGGAGCCTGGGACTCCGGAACGCATTTCGTCGTGTGCACCGTGCGCAGGCAGAACGGGGGCACCATGGAGGGAGAAGAGCCATGA